The sequence TCATATGATGTTCTTTTGATGTTTTgcaatttattttgttgtatttctcATTTGTTATACCGTATCATAGCATGGTTGTTTGCACATGTTGTGTTGTTCATAGCATGTTTGTTTACACATGTTGTGTTGTTCATAGCATATTAGTTTAATTGTTATTCATGTTCATACTTGTTTACTTCTTACTGTTTTAttaccatttttttatcataatggtttatttcttttttgtttatttctcaTTACTTATTCTTTATCATAACATGTTATTGTTTACTTATTAGGTTGTGTTATTGATAACATACTGGTTTATTGCATTGTGGTTTGTTTCTTATTCTTTGTTAGACTGCtttgcttttttaaaaaaaatttatttgatattctTGTTTCAAAGTTGTTTATTACATGTTCTTATGTGTCATTCATGTTTATAATGGTTTGGTTTGGTATTACTCTTTCTTATTCCTTATCATAGCTTCTTATTgtgtacttattattttgtgttattcaCAGCATACtggtttatttgtttgtggtctgtatgttatttttttttaaactgatTTGTTTCATACATTATTATATcatattggtttatttcttgttcttattcctaAACATGGCATTTTATTGTGTACATGGTCTGCAGTGTTATTGATAGCATGCTGGTTTATTTCATTGTGGTTTgttccttatttttttgttcgGACTTATTTCCTATTATAATTTGCACTTTACCGACTGGTGTGTACCAAATTCAGTTTGTAGTTGCATGTTCATATCATTGACGTTGTCCATAATTATGTAGATGGATAACTGGATTGTTAATGACCGTGTAAGGCCGTTGGTTGCCGCGTTTACTACCGTTGTTGTGGTTGTTGCCTGCATAATTGAGGATATGCATGTCTCTAAGCCAGGGAGAAGTAAGGAACCGTCCATGTTTCGAGACTTGACTAGGAAAAGACATATGGAACGTATTTTAAGGAGTGGTCGTGATTATTGCGTGAGCTATCTTAGGATGGACGTAGGTCCTTTTATGCATCTAGCCTCGATCATGCGTGACAAGCATCTCCTTCAGGACACACGGCACATATCTGTGGAGGAACAGTTAGCAATTTTCTTACATATTGTTGGTCATAACACAAAAAATAGGACTATGAGAATTGAGTTTGTCCGATCCGGGGAGACAATTAGTAGATATTTTAATTGCGTGCTCAGAGCTGTTTGTGCTGTTCGAGATGATTTTGTTCATTCCCCTAGCTCCACTTCTCACCCAGAAAAATGTAATCCCAACTGGTATCCATTCTTCAAAGTAAGTAAATTTGGCATATAACATAAATTTACTCATTTGATGAATAATCATTCCTTCCAATTTCCTTCATATACTTTTCTGGTGTAGGACTGTATAGGGTTGTTAGATGGGACGCACATTGATGCGTCCGTCCCACCTGAAGAAATGCCTCGGTTTCGTGGTCGTAAAGGCCCAACCCAGAATGTGTTGGCTGTTGTTAATCCTGATTTGCATTTCACTTATGTGTTGGCGGGTTGGGAGGGATCAGCGAATGACTTCACTGTTTTAAAAGATGCACTAGCAAGACCACAACCTGAAGGATTAAAATTGATAGAAGGTAGGAGACCGAGTACTAGTGAATTAATATATTACACGAATGACCAATTGACAGGTGTCATTATTGTAGGGAAGTATTATCTTGTAGACGCTGGTTATACTACTATGCAAGGGTTCATAGCACCGTATCGAGGTGTTAGGTATCACCTGAAAGAACACAGTGGAAGGGCACCAACAAATCCAAAGGAATTGTTCAACCTTCGACACTCGATGCTACGGTCTCGTGTAGAGCGTGCTTTCGCAATCTTGAAAAATCGTTTCAAGATTCTTACATCACACCCTTTCTTCCCTTTTAGGACACAAGTTAAATTAGTTCTTGCATGTTGCATATTGCATAACTATATAGCAGGTGCTGACCCAAACGATATGTTGATGCATGAAGAAACCACACAAAATGATGAGCAAATCATGTCAACACAGCCCCGGTCACAGCGAGAACAACGGGAAGAGAATCGGGCTTGGATTGAACTTAGAGACAAGATAGCAAACGACATGTGGATGACTTATAGTGGTTTTCTTTGATTAGAAAAAGTTTGCCTTGTGAACTGTTTGTTTTACctgaatttttttccttggatGGATTTACTTCGTTAGACTATGATGTCTAGAGTACATCTTTTCATCTTCAGTTGTTGAGTTGTTTATCTTCACCTGccgattattttcataattcctTTGTTATTTCCATTTGTTGATGCATTTACAGCTTCATAGTATTATCGCTTGATATTTCCCTTGTTTATTTCATTG comes from Dioscorea cayenensis subsp. rotundata cultivar TDr96_F1 chromosome 15, TDr96_F1_v2_PseudoChromosome.rev07_lg8_w22 25.fasta, whole genome shotgun sequence and encodes:
- the LOC120277650 gene encoding protein ALP1-like, translated to MVCSVIDSMLVYFIVMDNWIVNDRVRPLVAAFTTVVVVVACIIEDMHVSKPGRSKEPSMFRDLTRKRHMERILRSGRDYCVSYLRMDVGPFMHLASIMRDKHLLQDTRHISVEEQLAIFLHIVGHNTKNRTMRIEFVRSGETISRYFNCVLRAVCAVRDDFVHSPSSTSHPEKCNPNWYPFFKDCIGLLDGTHIDASVPPEEMPRFRGRKGPTQNVLAVVNPDLHFTYVLAGWEGSANDFTVLKDALARPQPEGLKLIEGRRPSTSELIYYTNDQLTGVIIVGKYYLVDAGYTTMQGFIAPYRGVRYHLKEHSGRAPTNPKELFNLRHSMLRSRVERAFAILKNRFKILTSHPFFPFRTQVKLVLACCILHNYIAGADPNDMLMHEETTQNDEQIMSTQPRSQREQREENRAWIELRDKIANDMWMTYSGFL